A single region of the Pseudorhodoplanes sp. genome encodes:
- a CDS encoding adenosine kinase produces MTAPRYDVLGIGNAIVDVIARADDDFLVAQKMQKGGMALIDEARAQAIYDAMGPATEISGGSAANTIAGVASYGARAAFVGKVKDDDLGRSFAHDIRAAKVAFETPPASDGPSTARCYIMVTPDGERTMNTYLGAAQDLHPNDIDPDTVASAAITYLEGYLWDPPHAKEAFRKAAKASHDAKRMVALTLSDSFCVDRYRDEFLKLLREKTVDLIFANEAELKSLYETADFDTAVAALRKDATLAVVTRSEKGCVVVSADAVKAVPASPVSKVVDTTGAGDLFAAGFLVGLARGSDHVKAGQLGALAAAEVIQHLGARPERSLKDLAQENGLL; encoded by the coding sequence ATGACCGCTCCCCGCTACGACGTCCTTGGCATCGGAAACGCCATTGTCGATGTGATCGCCCGTGCCGACGACGATTTTCTGGTTGCCCAGAAGATGCAAAAGGGGGGCATGGCGCTGATCGATGAGGCGCGCGCGCAGGCGATCTACGATGCGATGGGGCCGGCAACGGAAATTTCAGGTGGATCGGCCGCTAACACGATTGCAGGCGTCGCCAGCTATGGCGCGCGGGCCGCTTTTGTCGGCAAGGTCAAGGATGACGACCTGGGGCGCTCATTCGCGCATGATATTCGGGCGGCCAAGGTGGCTTTCGAAACGCCGCCGGCATCTGATGGTCCATCCACCGCGCGCTGCTACATCATGGTCACGCCGGACGGCGAGCGCACCATGAACACTTATCTTGGCGCCGCGCAGGACCTGCATCCAAACGACATCGATCCCGACACCGTTGCGTCCGCCGCGATCACCTATCTCGAAGGCTATCTGTGGGACCCGCCGCATGCCAAGGAGGCGTTTCGCAAGGCGGCGAAAGCGTCGCATGATGCAAAACGCATGGTGGCGCTGACCTTGTCGGATTCATTTTGCGTCGACCGTTACCGCGACGAGTTTCTCAAATTGCTGCGCGAAAAGACCGTCGATCTGATCTTTGCCAACGAGGCCGAGCTCAAGAGCCTGTATGAGACGGCGGATTTCGATACGGCCGTTGCTGCACTGCGCAAGGACGCAACTCTCGCTGTGGTAACGCGTAGCGAAAAAGGCTGCGTGGTCGTCAGCGCCGATGCGGTGAAAGCCGTTCCGGCCTCTCCAGTCTCGAAGGTCGTGGACACAACCGGCGCTGGCGATCTATTCGCCGCTGGGTTTCTGGTTGGGCTGGCGCGCGGCTCCGATCATGTGAAGGCCGGCCAGCTCGGCGCACTTGCAGCTGCCGAAGTGATACAGCATCTCGGCGCCCGGCCGGAGCGCTCGCTGAAGGATCTTGCGCAGGAAAATGGTCTGCTGTAG
- a CDS encoding NifU family protein: protein MFIQTEATPNPATLKFLPGRSVLDRGTMDMTDRDQAAKSPLAERLFAIDKVSGVFFGSDFITVTKIEGDWQQLKPLILGAIMEHYMSGAPILRDGADSAIAGDDEFFDPADTETVNTIKELIETRVRPAVANDGGDITFRGFKDGVVFLSMKGACSGCPSSTATLRHGIQNLLRHFVPDVTEVRPI, encoded by the coding sequence ATGTTCATCCAGACGGAAGCAACCCCTAATCCGGCCACGCTGAAATTCCTCCCCGGCCGTTCGGTTCTGGATCGCGGCACCATGGATATGACGGATCGCGACCAGGCCGCCAAATCGCCACTGGCCGAACGGCTGTTCGCAATCGACAAGGTTTCCGGAGTGTTCTTCGGTTCCGACTTCATCACCGTCACAAAAATTGAAGGCGACTGGCAGCAGCTCAAGCCGCTGATTCTGGGCGCGATCATGGAGCATTACATGTCAGGCGCGCCGATCCTCAGGGACGGCGCCGATTCAGCGATCGCGGGCGACGACGAGTTTTTCGATCCCGCGGACACGGAGACCGTGAACACAATCAAGGAGCTAATTGAAACCCGGGTCCGGCCGGCGGTCGCCAATGACGGTGGCGACATCACCTTCCGCGGGTTCAAGGACGGCGTCGTGTTTCTGTCCATGAAAGGCGCCTGCTCCGGCTGCCCGTCCTCCACCGCGACGCTGCGGCACGGCATCCAGAACCTGTTGCGCCATTTCGTGCCGGACGTGACTGAAGTCCGGCCTATATAG
- a CDS encoding universal stress protein, which translates to MSRKRRSYESGHRPKYLVIVDDSPECDRAIYYASRRVARIGANMIMLRVIDTSDRNQQWLGVADIMRAEAHEEANAALERAAGRANGVAGITPERAIREGDWSEQILKLIDEDEDIEVLILAAATGKEGPGPLVSSFGKTAGDFPIPVTIVPGHLTDEELDALS; encoded by the coding sequence ATGAGCCGCAAGCGGCGCAGCTACGAAAGCGGACACAGGCCAAAATATCTGGTCATCGTCGACGACTCGCCCGAATGCGACCGCGCAATTTATTACGCAAGCCGCCGGGTTGCGCGAATCGGCGCCAACATGATCATGCTGCGCGTGATCGACACGTCCGATCGCAATCAGCAATGGCTCGGCGTTGCCGACATCATGCGGGCGGAAGCGCATGAGGAGGCCAATGCTGCACTGGAGCGGGCGGCGGGTCGCGCAAACGGGGTGGCCGGGATCACCCCCGAACGCGCGATTCGCGAAGGAGACTGGAGCGAGCAGATTCTCAAGCTGATCGACGAGGATGAGGATATCGAGGTCCTGATCCTGGCGGCCGCGACCGGCAAGGAAGGGCCGGGTCCGCTGGTGTCCAGTTTTGGCAAGACGGCGGGAGATTTTCCCATCCCGGTGACCATCGTGCCGGGTCATCTCACCGACGAGGAACTGGACGCGCTGTCCTAA
- the rimI gene encoding ribosomal protein S18-alanine N-acetyltransferase, with translation MKALFDLIFGSSEPTYSDASIADAQAIAALHAASFHRGWSEDEIERLLLDRSILTHRAMVRRRLAGFIMSRIVAGEAEILSVAVDSAQQGRGLAQSLLRLHLGRLAGLGVRTVFLEVDEHNEPAIKLYRRTGFYEVGRRTGYYPDGPSGPSNALTLRRDLG, from the coding sequence ATGAAGGCGCTGTTCGATCTGATCTTCGGCTCATCCGAGCCGACCTATTCGGATGCGTCGATAGCCGACGCACAAGCCATTGCGGCGTTGCATGCTGCTTCGTTTCATCGGGGTTGGAGCGAGGATGAAATCGAACGGCTGCTGCTGGATCGCAGCATTTTGACGCATCGGGCGATGGTGCGCCGCCGACTGGCCGGCTTTATCATGTCGCGCATCGTCGCCGGCGAGGCGGAAATCCTCAGTGTCGCTGTCGACTCCGCGCAACAGGGGCGCGGGCTTGCGCAAAGCCTGTTGCGTCTGCATCTGGGGCGATTGGCCGGTCTGGGCGTGAGGACTGTCTTTCTTGAAGTTGACGAGCATAACGAACCCGCCATCAAACTCTACCGCAGAACGGGTTTCTATGAAGTCGGCCGCAGAACAGGGTATTACCCCGACGGACCTTCGGGCCCGTCCAATGCCTTGACCTTGCGCCGCGATCTCGGCTGA
- a CDS encoding Fur family transcriptional regulator, which translates to MRMTEQRRTIARVLNDADDHPDVEELYRRCVKIDNRISISTVYRTVKLFEDAGIIERHDFREGRARFEQIPESHHDHLINLRTGEVLEFQSEEIEKLQAEIARKLGYKLVDHRLELYAVPLKDDEAR; encoded by the coding sequence ATGCGCATGACCGAGCAACGTCGCACGATCGCGCGCGTTCTCAATGATGCAGACGACCACCCCGATGTGGAAGAGCTCTATCGGCGCTGCGTCAAGATCGACAATCGCATCTCCATCTCTACGGTGTATCGCACGGTCAAGCTTTTCGAAGATGCCGGCATCATCGAGCGGCACGATTTCCGTGAAGGCCGCGCGCGTTTCGAACAGATCCCGGAATCCCACCACGACCATCTGATCAATCTCCGGACCGGGGAAGTGCTTGAATTCCAGTCCGAAGAAATTGAAAAGCTGCAGGCGGAAATCGCACGCAAGCTCGGCTACAAGCTGGTCGATCACCGGCTGGAGCTTTACGCCGTGCCGCTCAAGGACGACGAAGCGCGCTGA
- a CDS encoding MBL fold metallo-hydrolase: protein MRVLSQIALAVGAFTCFGLAATSCDAFESVQAKPDQHETMENCPGLVASPEFRVMPAALRLAALSSDQVRITYIGHSTFLLESPRLVRIATDYNNYVKPPVLPDVVTMNRAHSTHYTDSPEAGIAHVLRGWASEYGKPVRHDAQIKDVRVRNVPTNIRDYGGGTQQHGNSIFIFEVANLCIAHLGHLHHTLTAQQVNEIGRLDAVMVPVDGGMTLDLDGMTEVLESLKAPVIIPMHYFSVFTLNQFLDRMRGKFDVEMHETPSIVLSKSTLPVKPKVVVLPGR, encoded by the coding sequence ATGAGAGTGTTGAGCCAGATCGCCCTCGCAGTGGGTGCGTTTACGTGCTTTGGGCTTGCTGCGACGTCATGCGACGCTTTTGAGAGCGTGCAGGCAAAGCCTGACCAGCACGAAACGATGGAGAATTGTCCGGGCCTGGTCGCATCGCCGGAATTTCGTGTGATGCCCGCCGCGTTGCGCCTTGCGGCTCTGTCGAGTGATCAGGTCCGCATCACCTATATCGGACATTCCACTTTTCTGCTCGAGAGTCCGCGTCTGGTTCGGATCGCGACCGACTACAACAATTACGTCAAGCCGCCCGTTTTGCCCGATGTGGTGACGATGAATCGCGCGCATTCGACGCATTACACGGACAGCCCTGAAGCGGGCATTGCGCATGTTCTGCGCGGCTGGGCGAGTGAGTATGGCAAGCCTGTGCGGCATGACGCGCAGATCAAAGATGTGCGTGTCCGCAACGTGCCCACCAACATTCGCGACTATGGAGGCGGCACGCAGCAACATGGCAATTCAATTTTCATTTTCGAAGTCGCCAATCTTTGCATCGCCCATCTCGGGCATCTGCATCACACGCTGACGGCGCAGCAGGTCAATGAGATCGGTCGGCTGGACGCCGTGATGGTCCCGGTGGATGGCGGCATGACGCTGGATTTGGACGGGATGACCGAAGTGCTCGAAAGTCTGAAGGCGCCGGTGATCATCCCGATGCACTATTTCAGCGTATTTACCTTGAATCAGTTTCTTGACCGCATGCGCGGTAAATTCGACGTGGAAATGCACGAGACGCCCTCGATCGTCTTGTCCAAGAGCACTCTGCCGGTTAAGCCGAAAGTCGTGGTCTTGCCTGGGCGCTGA
- the tsaB gene encoding tRNA (adenosine(37)-N6)-threonylcarbamoyltransferase complex dimerization subunit type 1 TsaB, with protein sequence MRVLAIDTALEACSAAVLDTGQAAILASETQLMVRGHAEALMPLVASVMSQAGLGFGDIDRVAVTTGPGSFTGLRVGIAAARGFGLAASKPVVGVTTLAALAAPYIAADDSLPIAAAIDARHQHLYLQLFGTGGRTLIPPRVVPLREATHAAMAACARLVGSGAGMIAREWSHEVPPPLVDERRAADIDWVARLGAAADKEHSAPKPLYLRAPDAQPQSAAHLPRR encoded by the coding sequence ATGCGTGTGCTTGCCATCGACACGGCACTCGAAGCCTGTTCTGCCGCCGTGCTCGACACCGGACAGGCCGCCATCCTGGCGAGCGAGACTCAGTTGATGGTGCGCGGCCACGCCGAAGCGCTCATGCCGCTCGTCGCCTCCGTCATGTCACAGGCTGGGTTGGGTTTCGGCGATATCGACCGTGTCGCCGTCACCACCGGGCCCGGCAGTTTCACGGGCCTGCGTGTCGGAATCGCCGCGGCGCGGGGGTTCGGACTGGCCGCATCCAAGCCTGTTGTCGGCGTCACCACACTCGCTGCACTCGCTGCGCCTTATATCGCCGCCGACGACAGCTTGCCGATCGCAGCCGCGATCGATGCGAGGCATCAGCACCTCTACCTGCAGCTTTTCGGCACGGGTGGTCGCACGCTGATTCCGCCGCGTGTTGTTCCGCTACGAGAGGCGACCCATGCGGCAATGGCCGCATGCGCACGGCTCGTCGGCTCAGGCGCCGGCATGATCGCGCGCGAATGGAGCCATGAAGTTCCGCCGCCTCTTGTCGACGAGCGACGCGCCGCGGATATTGATTGGGTTGCGCGGCTCGGCGCGGCCGCAGACAAGGAGCATTCTGCGCCGAAACCGCTGTATCTGCGTGCACCGGATGCGCAACCGCAAAGCGCAGCTCACCTGCCCCGACGATGA
- the trpS gene encoding tryptophan--tRNA ligase — translation MAFKERVFSGVQPTGNLHLGNYLGAITRFVALQESHDCIYCVVDMHAITVWQDPAELTRNIREVTAAFIAAGIDPKKHIVFNQSQVAEHAELAWVFNCVARMGWLNRMTQFKEKAGKDRENVSVGLFAYPSLMAADILIYRATHVPVGEDQKQHLELARDIAQKFNNDYSDSIKSRGFGDAFFPQPEPLIQGPATRVMSLRDGTKKMSKSDTSDNSRINLTDNADAIAQKIRKAKTDPHPLSNDPKELEQRPEADNLVGIYAALNETSKADVLKQFGGAQFSTFKNALVDLAVAKLGPIGAEMKKLVGDPAYIDSVLADGSIRAQAIASETMNAVKDIVGFVRR, via the coding sequence ATGGCGTTCAAGGAACGCGTTTTTTCCGGCGTCCAGCCGACCGGCAATCTGCATCTCGGCAATTATCTGGGCGCCATCACGAGATTCGTGGCTTTGCAGGAGAGCCACGACTGCATCTATTGCGTGGTCGACATGCATGCCATCACGGTGTGGCAGGACCCGGCCGAACTCACCCGCAATATTCGCGAAGTGACCGCGGCTTTCATCGCCGCCGGCATCGATCCGAAAAAGCACATCGTTTTCAACCAAAGCCAGGTGGCCGAGCACGCCGAACTGGCCTGGGTGTTCAATTGCGTCGCGCGCATGGGTTGGCTCAACCGCATGACCCAGTTCAAGGAAAAGGCCGGCAAGGACCGCGAAAACGTGTCCGTCGGCCTGTTTGCCTATCCGAGCCTGATGGCTGCCGACATTCTGATTTATCGCGCGACGCATGTGCCGGTCGGAGAGGATCAGAAGCAACATCTCGAATTGGCGCGCGATATCGCGCAAAAATTCAACAACGATTATTCCGATTCCATCAAGTCACGCGGATTCGGCGATGCGTTTTTTCCGCAGCCGGAGCCTTTGATACAGGGGCCAGCGACCCGCGTGATGTCCCTGCGCGACGGCACGAAGAAAATGTCGAAATCCGACACGTCTGACAATTCGCGCATCAACCTGACCGACAATGCCGACGCCATCGCACAGAAAATCCGCAAGGCGAAGACAGATCCGCATCCGCTGTCGAATGATCCGAAGGAGCTTGAGCAACGGCCGGAAGCGGACAATCTTGTCGGCATCTACGCGGCTTTGAACGAGACGAGCAAGGCGGATGTTCTCAAGCAATTCGGCGGTGCGCAGTTCTCGACATTCAAGAACGCCCTTGTCGATCTCGCCGTCGCAAAGCTTGGACCGATCGGCGCGGAAATGAAAAAGCTGGTCGGCGATCCCGCCTATATCGATTCCGTGCTGGCCGATGGTTCCATCCGCGCACAGGCGATCGCGAGCGAGACAATGAATGCCGTCAAGGACATCGTCGGGTTCGTGCGACGATAG